The Salvelinus alpinus chromosome 22, SLU_Salpinus.1, whole genome shotgun sequence DNA window CATCTACAAGTACGGTTGAGATTGTAATGAAGATATCAAACCAGACCGAGAGTATCTATGTTATTGGAGCTGTGTGCCAATTGACACATTACGACTAAGGGAGGACAACACTGCCTATTTGACACGTGCAATTCAACAGGTCAGCCAAATAACTCCAGTAAAGTTAGTCCAAATAACTCTAGTCTAATCCAATTGTTGTTTAAAAATCATGGCCAAAATAAGGCCATATGTCTTTTGGAAATATTAGAAAGACGATTGACGTGCAAAAGTCTAGCCTGCGTGCAGGAAACAATATACTTGGTAACCAAAGGAACAAGCCCAGTGTTGACAGGTAGGGCTATAGGACATCCCTTTATCCTGTTTCACACTCTTAAGACCTGGATTGAGGTAAACAAGATATAGTTCAGGTTTTTCCATAGAGTAATTATTCTTACCACACACCTCATGGTAATAGCTGCAGGTAGAACTGCTGCAACTGCAGGATTGAGGGCTTGGAAACCATGTGATTCACCACAGACCTTAAGCAGGCTCTTATCTATAAAGCCATGGGCTGTAAAGAGCTTGTTCATTTAAAGATGGAGTGGCTCTGGCCCTGGATCCAAGTGCTGTGCTTTCTAGTGCTCACAGACCTGTTGTGGACTTTACCCATCTCTAAGGAACAATGGCCAAGCCTTGAGGACATGGAACTGGCTGAGGTTTGTGTCTTCATCCACTCTTTAGAAAATCTTCTGAAAAATCCTATCTCTagaaaaaaaaaactgtattGGAATACATTGATTGTGTTTTGACTATTTGCCCAGGTATTGCAATTCTAGTTATTGTCTGTTTTTCAATGGTAAATGTTGAGTACATTTATTAGGTGCACTTTAGAACAACTTAAAGTTAAGACTACTTTAGGTCAAGCAAAATCTGTCGTCTTCTGGACAACTTAAAGTTGTGCCTACTTTAGGACAAATAAGACTTATTTGTCCTTATAAGAGAAGTGACCTGCTATCAGTCTAAGTTTGGTTAGTAACCAGCTGTATGATAGGGTTACCTGAGGAGGTTCTACCACATGAGCCCCAGCAGTGGCCCCCGGCCCCGTAATAGGAGGGCCACAGCCACCTCAGCCCTGGGGGAAAAGATCAGGGAGATGCAGGGTTTCTTTAGTCTGAAGCAGACTGGCAGACTGGATCTACAGACACTCTCTGTGATGAGGAAGCATAGGTGTGGAGTGCCTGACGTGGAAAACTACAGCTTTTACCCTGACCAGATCAAGTGGAAGAATCACACCATCACATACAGGTgcatattattatctgttatctgttatctgtctAGTATCGGTTGTCGGTCACAATGTCTTCTTTTTGCTGACAAATGTCTTCCATCTGTGTTATCCATCTTGTTGTACCATTTTTTTATCCCTTGCCACACAGGATGCCTTTTGCCTCTagccaggccgtcattgtaaataacaatttgttctagAAAAAAGAAGTGTGTAGGTGCCacgcgcaccagtttgagtgtttcaagaactgcaacgcttctggattatgctcaacagtttcccatgtgtatcaagaatagtccaccacccaaaggacatccagccaacttgacacaactgtgggaaaatttggagtcaacatgggccagtatccctgtgaaacgctttcggcaccttgtagagtccacaccCCAAtgatttgaggctgttctgagggaaaaatggggtacaactcaatattaggaaggtattcctgttttgtacactgtgtataaaAGGAATGACATAATCCCCAAAATTAACCATGTTTTCATCATAACATCACAGTTTTGTTTCATCACTGAATTGTATAGTGGTtcaagcgttgggccagtaaccaaaaggttgctggatcgaatccctgagctggcaaggtaaaaatctgtcgttctgcccctgagcaaggcagttaacccactgttccccaggcgccgaaGACGTCGATGTCGATTATGGCTGCCCCCCGCATCTCTATGATTTAgaggggttaaatgtggaagacacatttcagttgaatgcattcagttgttcaactgactaggtacccccctttcccttttaaaaCCAGACATCTGCCAATAGATTACCAGCTCACTGGATTTAACTAGCCCTGTTTTTTAATGCTTTCTTTCAGGCTGCTTCATGTTTTTCTGTGTTGTCTGTGTGCCAATGACCTGCAGGATTGATCAGTACACCCCTGACCTTACACAGGAGGAGGTGGATACCTCATTCCGTTTGGCCCTGAAGATCTGGAGTGACGCGGCCCCACTGAAGTTCATCAAGGTCAACCACGACAAGGCAGACATCATCCTCTCTTTCGCCAaaaaaagtattctgaccctGAATCATTCTCCGTTCAGTTCTGCGTATTTTCTAATAGAGGTGGTAGAGAATGTATGTGGCTGCATGTGAGGTTTTAACTGTGCTATAATTATATACTTACTGGAGCCAGTTTCCAGGTACATGACTGAtaatccatctctctccatccatccatcacagCTCACGGAGACTTCTTTCCCTTTGACGGCCCCAAGGGTGTTCTGGCCCACGCCTTTGCGCCAGGGGAGGACATGGGGGGAGATGTGCACTTTGACGAGGACGAAATCTGGACGATGGGGCATTCCAAGCTAGGTAGGGCCACTGTTACAAGCATAACATGATCTGAATTTATTTTATAAAACACAAAGAATTAGGATTCAAAATATGGTTGTAGACAAACATTTTCTTATGGGATGCTGTTTTAGGTTACAACCTGTTCACTGTTGCGGCCCATGAGTTAGGCCACTCCCTGGGCCTCTCCCATTCCAAAGACCCCTCATCTCTCATGTACCCCAACTACAATTATTACAATGGAGCACAGTACACACTGCCACGAGATGACGCACTGGGAATCCAGACGCTGTATGGTAAGTAGAAATCCGCAATAACATAATTATCACACGGTACATTTTTGGGTGGATTTCCATCTAAACATTGGAGACTTTGCTTTTATTTCCAAGGCAAGCCAGTCAGAAAACAGGATCCACCAAACCTTCCTAAGAAGTGTGATCCCAACTTCTCTGTTGATGCAGTGGCAGTGTTCGGGAAGGAAATTGTGTTCTTTAAAAACAGGTAAAGGAGTTTTGAATTATGCAATATAATTTTTACAGTATAGGTTCTTATTTGCCCCAACACAGTGGTTTGTTTCCCTCCAGGTACATGTGGTTGAGGACAACATGGACGACATACTGGAACCGTCTGAGCGAGGGCCCCAGCAGCACATACCTCCCCAGCATCTACTCTGCTGTGGACGCGGCCTATGACATCCCTGCCAAAGGCGTGGCATATGTCTTCGCTGGTAATGTGCAGTCTGATCGTCTCAAAGGCCTCACTTAGGCTTCGCAGCATGACAGGGCTAGATTTTAAACAGAACGTTGTTTCAAAGAACCACTGGACCTAAATTATAGCCCTGCGTCAAAATTGTCGCACTGTATGCAAGAAACTCACAAAGCTCATTGGCATCTGGCAGTTCTTGTTGTATGTTTTCATAGGGTTCCAAAAGCAGTGAAAGTGCTCTGTGTTTCAGGTCCTAAGTACTGGGTGGTTCGACAGCTTAAGATGAAAAGCCACTTTGGCTCCATATATGACTATGGATTCCCAGCCAGAGTAAGGAACATTGACGCTGCTGTTCATATCAGTGAATATGGAAAAACCTTCTTCTTCATAGGACACGATTACTACAGGTAAACAGCCTCAAACAAAAAGTTTTTTTGGTAAATGACAAACATAAAGTGAACGGttattacagtataatacaatatacTGTTGCAGAAAATATACTGTTCCCAAGTCCACTGTTTAGGTAAGAGCAGTATGTTTTCACTGTAGCAATGTTTTGATGAATAGGCATTCCAGCTCCTGAGAGGCAAAGCCTGCCATCTAGTGTTTAACAATGAGACATTTGTTAGAAAGGAACTGCACATAAGCTATCCGTCATTTATTTATAAGTTCAATGTTTATTTGTTATCTATTGTACAGATACGATGAACACAGACGTAGGATGGATCCAGGATTTCCAAGAAACATCCAGACAGACTGGCCAGGTATTGGGAGGAGGGTTGATGCTGCATTTGAGTTTCAAGGTAGCCTATAAAACACTTCACCATGTCACCTTGCCTTAAATTGCATACATTTTAATATCATGACACGTTTGTGTTATCTTGATTACTATGCCCACTTTAACAAAACATGATCATATCTTCTCATCAACAGGTACTATATATCTCTTCAGTGGAACAAAGGCATACAACTATGACTACAGACAGAACCGGGTGCTGAATCGAATCCTAGCCAATGCATGGCTGGGCTGCTAACATATCTGTCAAAGACACTAGATGTGACCCTACCTACAGACACTCTTATACAGAGCAACTTACATAAGCAATTCGATTTAAGTacattgctcaagggcacatcgacagatctgTTTCACCAATTTGGGTCGGGGCtatgaaccagcgaccttttggtatctggcctaacgctctaaccgctaggctacctgtctctgttaCAAAGCTTGTTACCGACCTAGCCCAACTTTGAAAGAACATCTGACAAGAGTGTACCTGCTCAATCAATTGAACATATCCTGAAGTATACCTTAGGGATATGAGTATGCCAGATTTTATACGTAGCAATCGGTTTATTGTCCCTGCACAAACACGTCTTTTGTAGCTTTGATGCAAATATCAAGAATTGCTGTTCAAAGTAGTTTAtttattagattttttaaatcGGATTAATTGAATCTTGTATTGAGTAAGATTAATGTGCAGTATATAAGTACCTCAGGGCTACCTCACCTAGCATGAACCAAGATGACTCACCAGCTGAATGTTGATAACAGTGTTGCAAGAAGTGAAATTGCATCATCAAGCAACCATCTTCAAGGCCATTTCACTTAAATCCTTGTGGTATCTTACTGTATGGGTACAGAACATAAATTACACATGGATTAATTGTATTATAATGTAGTAACATGTTATGCTTTGAAATGTattgtaataaaaaaatattttgaagtttgattgttaaaacttcttagggctgcaatcccgttaacgggatcgatatgacaacagccagtgaaagtgcagggctccaaattcaaacagaaatctcataattaaaattcattaagcatacaagtatttcacatcattttaaagatacacttcttgttaatcccaccacagtgtccgatttcaaaaaagctttacagcgaaagcaccacaaacgattatgttaggtcaccaccaaatcacagaaaaacacagccatttttccagccaaagacaggagtcacaaaaagcagaaatagagataaaatgaatcactaacctttgatgatcttcatcagatgacactcataggacttcatgttacacaatacatatatgttttgttcgataaagttcatatttatatcc harbors:
- the mmp20a gene encoding matrix metalloproteinase-20, whose protein sequence is MEWLWPWIQVLCFLVLTDLLWTLPISKEQWPSLEDMELAEGYLRRFYHMSPSSGPRPRNRRATATSALGEKIREMQGFFSLKQTGRLDLQTLSVMRKHRCGVPDVENYSFYPDQIKWKNHTITYRIDQYTPDLTQEEVDTSFRLALKIWSDAAPLKFIKVNHDKADIILSFAKKTHGDFFPFDGPKGVLAHAFAPGEDMGGDVHFDEDEIWTMGHSKLGYNLFTVAAHELGHSLGLSHSKDPSSLMYPNYNYYNGAQYTLPRDDALGIQTLYGKPVRKQDPPNLPKKCDPNFSVDAVAVFGKEIVFFKNRYMWLRTTWTTYWNRLSEGPSSTYLPSIYSAVDAAYDIPAKGVAYVFAGPKYWVVRQLKMKSHFGSIYDYGFPARVRNIDAAVHISEYGKTFFFIGHDYYRYDEHRRRMDPGFPRNIQTDWPGIGRRVDAAFEFQGTIYLFSGTKAYNYDYRQNRVLNRILANAWLGC